In Paenibacillus sonchi, a single genomic region encodes these proteins:
- the xylA gene encoding xylose isomerase, whose product MAYFESVGKISYEGSRSTNPYAFKFYNPKEIVAGKTMEEHLKFAMAYWHTLTAGGSDPFGAETAVRAWDKLSTLDKAKARAEAAFEFMEKMDLHYYCFHDVDIAPEGASLREFYSNIDTIVDILEQGMKASGKKLLWNTANMFTNPRYMHGAGSTCNADVYAHAAAQVKKGLEVGKRLGADNYVFWGGREGYETLLNTDMSLEQDNIARLFSMAVDYAKEIGFDGQFLIEPKPKEPTKHQYDFDAATTIAFLQKYNLDKHFKLNLEANHATLAGHTFEHELRVARINGMLGSLDANQGDPLLGWDTDEFPASIYDATLTLYEVLKNDGLGKGGINFDSKVRRPSFEPEDLFLAHISGMDIYAKGLKVAAKLLEDRVFENFIDKRYSSFTEGVGADIVSGKATLASLADYALNNENPRKNESGRQELLRATLNQYILAEQ is encoded by the coding sequence ATGGCTTATTTTGAATCTGTAGGCAAGATCTCTTACGAGGGAAGCCGTTCCACCAACCCTTACGCATTTAAATTCTACAACCCGAAAGAAATCGTAGCCGGCAAAACCATGGAAGAGCACCTGAAGTTTGCAATGGCTTATTGGCATACACTAACCGCTGGCGGTTCCGATCCGTTCGGCGCAGAAACTGCAGTCCGGGCCTGGGATAAGCTCAGCACTTTGGACAAAGCGAAAGCCCGTGCGGAAGCAGCTTTTGAATTCATGGAAAAGATGGACCTTCATTACTACTGCTTCCATGATGTGGACATCGCTCCTGAAGGCGCATCTTTGCGTGAATTCTACAGCAACATCGATACTATCGTAGATATCCTTGAACAAGGCATGAAGGCTTCCGGCAAAAAGTTGCTATGGAACACTGCCAACATGTTCACTAACCCGCGCTACATGCACGGTGCAGGCTCCACCTGCAATGCTGATGTATACGCACACGCTGCTGCACAAGTGAAGAAAGGCCTGGAAGTGGGTAAACGTCTGGGCGCAGACAACTATGTATTCTGGGGTGGCCGTGAAGGCTACGAAACCCTGCTGAATACCGACATGAGCCTGGAGCAGGACAACATTGCCCGCCTGTTCAGCATGGCTGTAGATTATGCCAAGGAAATCGGCTTCGACGGCCAATTCCTGATCGAGCCTAAACCAAAAGAGCCTACCAAACACCAATATGACTTCGATGCAGCAACAACGATTGCGTTCCTGCAGAAATATAATCTCGACAAGCACTTCAAGCTGAACCTTGAAGCCAACCATGCGACACTTGCCGGCCATACTTTCGAGCATGAGCTGCGCGTAGCCCGCATCAACGGCATGCTGGGATCCCTTGATGCCAACCAGGGCGATCCATTGCTCGGCTGGGATACCGATGAATTCCCTGCAAGCATTTATGATGCTACCCTGACGCTGTATGAAGTGCTGAAGAACGATGGACTTGGCAAAGGCGGAATCAACTTCGACTCCAAAGTACGTCGTCCTTCCTTTGAGCCGGAAGATCTGTTCCTGGCCCACATCTCCGGTATGGACATCTATGCCAAAGGCCTGAAAGTGGCTGCCAAGCTGCTTGAAGACCGCGTATTTGAGAACTTCATCGATAAGCGCTATAGCAGCTTCACTGAAGGCGTTGGCGCTGATATCGTATCCGGCAAAGCCACGCTGGCTTCGCTGGCTGACTATGCGCTGAACAATGAGAATCCGCGCAAGAATGAGTCCGGGCGTCAAGAACTGCTGAGAGCCACACTCAACCAATACATCCTTGCTGAGCAATAA
- a CDS encoding IS4 family transposase — protein MDNIPKMTVIRQCLSLLPTLSPTCVPLDYGVKKLRTLALLQLSVTAHLLRWESYREYAWQLDASPDLQELLGLPSISASQVSRRMNQLPTALLEHLFYALTHLIKNLSRPASSGLLQRVGRLLLVDASCLKLPAFLSDWARVTRDRCGVKIHVSYAVTSPEHTFVQHMVPSTGNVSDYEGSDLLLHEEEVTYVLDRGYVCYERMDRWIEGGLNFVMRIADHHQANVLHEHPVPEGSRILRDATVQMGSGYTAMEQRVRLVEFTDEKGRLYRIVTTQWEASAEDIAEIYKHRWLIELFFKWLKQHLRLVRLQSTQPQGIWNHLYLSLIAHALTLYIRYTQAPEKTEWEVLKRLRIHAAKEHTWEEFIQELNRRPTRTSKGRRKTGAKRRTPTLDHPVAYTKAVNEKRIVDRKQKKAGIEQNKNNK, from the coding sequence ATGGATAACATACCTAAAATGACCGTCATTCGTCAATGCCTTTCTTTATTGCCTACCTTGTCCCCCACTTGCGTCCCTTTGGACTATGGGGTAAAAAAGCTGCGTACCCTCGCACTATTGCAGCTTTCGGTAACCGCTCATCTTTTGCGCTGGGAATCCTACCGCGAGTATGCGTGGCAGCTCGACGCTTCCCCTGATCTGCAGGAACTCCTAGGGCTTCCAAGCATTAGTGCTTCACAGGTCAGCCGGCGGATGAATCAGTTGCCTACGGCCTTGCTGGAACATCTGTTTTATGCCCTAACCCATCTTATCAAAAACCTGTCCCGTCCTGCCTCGAGCGGGCTGCTTCAGCGAGTCGGGCGGTTACTTCTTGTGGATGCCAGTTGCTTGAAACTTCCTGCCTTTTTGTCTGACTGGGCCCGGGTGACGCGGGACCGCTGCGGCGTTAAAATTCATGTCTCGTACGCGGTGACTTCCCCGGAACATACCTTCGTTCAGCACATGGTGCCTTCCACGGGGAATGTGAGTGACTACGAAGGATCGGATCTGTTGCTGCACGAGGAAGAGGTCACCTATGTCCTGGATCGCGGGTACGTATGCTACGAGCGGATGGACCGCTGGATTGAAGGTGGGCTGAATTTTGTGATGCGCATCGCCGACCACCATCAAGCCAATGTGCTCCACGAGCACCCCGTTCCGGAAGGAAGCCGCATCCTGCGGGACGCCACCGTCCAAATGGGGAGCGGATATACGGCGATGGAGCAACGCGTTCGTCTCGTCGAATTTACGGATGAAAAGGGACGATTGTACCGAATTGTGACCACGCAATGGGAGGCCTCCGCCGAAGATATCGCAGAGATATACAAGCACCGGTGGCTGATCGAACTCTTTTTTAAGTGGCTGAAGCAGCATCTGCGGTTGGTTCGCTTGCAAAGTACCCAGCCGCAGGGAATCTGGAATCATTTGTACCTCTCTCTGATTGCCCATGCGCTGACACTGTACATTCGTTACACGCAAGCGCCGGAGAAAACAGAATGGGAAGTCCTCAAACGATTACGAATTCATGCGGCCAAAGAGCACACGTGGGAAGAATTCATCCAGGAGCTCAATCGAAGGCCGACCCGAACGTCCAAAGGACGAAGAAAGACCGGGGCGAAGCGCAGAACACCGACACTCGACCATCCAGTAGCCTACACCAAAGCAGTCAACGAAAAACGGATCGTGGATCGGAAGCAGAAAAAAGCGGGTATCGAGCAGAACAAGAACAACAAATAA